In Tenebrio molitor chromosome 6, icTenMoli1.1, whole genome shotgun sequence, one genomic interval encodes:
- the LOC138134089 gene encoding tetra-peptide repeat homeobox protein 1-like, producing the protein MRALICLCLVVGATWADKAAPAKQKVVGKRGVLGLGDGLLHGGLGLGLGGDAVALSGTALGLGAATIDLGSTTHTHTTITRHLGVPVPVPHAVPVDRPIPVPVGVPVGVPVDHPVPVAVPRPYPVTIERTVAVPVDRPVAVPVPHPVSVPVVKPVGVPVPAPYPVPVAKPVAVPVAHPVPVAVASPVLVSKHPW; encoded by the exons ATGAGAGCTTTG ATCTGCTTGTGTCTCGTCGTGGGCGCCACTTGGGCTGATAAAGCGGCACCAGCGAAGCAGAAAGTCGTAGGCAAGCGCGGAGTACTGGGCTTGGGTGACGGTCTGCTCCATGGTGGCTTAGGTTTGGGTCTGGGAGGCGACGCCGTCGCCTTGAGCGGTACCGCCCTGGGCTTGGGCGCTGCCACCATCGATCTAGGATCGACGACGCACACCCACACCACCATCACCAGGCACTTGGGAGTTCCGGTACCGGTACCGCATGCCGTGCCTGTGGACAGGCCGATTCCGGTGCCCGTTGGAGTTCCTGTAGGAGTGCCGGTGGATCATCCGGTGCCGGTGGCGGTTCCCAGACCTTACCCTGTCACAATCGAGAGGACCGTGGCTGTTCCTGTTGACCGCCCGGTGGCGGTACCCGTGCCTCATCCCGTGAGCGTGCCCGTCGTCAAGCCTGTTGGAGTTCCGGTTCCTGCACCTTATCCGGTTCCGGTAGCCAAACCTGTCGCGGTTCCTGTTGCACATCCAGTTCCGGTTGCTGTAGCTAGCCCCGTGCTCGTATCGAAGCATCCTTGGTGA